A genomic stretch from Eubacterium sulci ATCC 35585 includes:
- a CDS encoding transposase: MDKNSLSHTSWNCKYHIVFAPKYRRKAIYGKIRVDIGKILRLLCERKGIHIIEAECCPDHIHMLVEIPPKYSVSQIVGYLKGKSSLMIFDKHSNLKYKYGNRHFWCRGYFVDTVGKNKKRIEEYIRTQLQEDIAEDQISLKEYIDPFTGNKNK; encoded by the coding sequence ATGGATAAGAATAGTTTATCACATACATCGTGGAATTGTAAGTATCACATAGTGTTTGCACCAAAGTACAGAAGAAAAGCGATTTATGGAAAGATAAGAGTAGACATAGGGAAAATATTAAGGCTTCTCTGTGAAAGAAAAGGAATACACATAATCGAAGCAGAATGTTGTCCTGATCATATCCATATGCTTGTAGAGATACCACCAAAATACAGTGTGTCCCAAATTGTTGGATATCTCAAAGGGAAAAGTTCATTGATGATTTTCGATAAACATTCAAATTTAAAATACAAATATGGGAATAGACATTTTTGGTGTCGAGGCTATTTTGTTGATACAGTAGGGAAGAATAAGAAAAGAATAGAGGAGTACATACGTACACAACTTCAGGAAGATATAGCAGAGGACCAGATAAGTCTAAAAGAGTATATAGATCCTTTCACAGGAAATAAAAATAAATAG
- a CDS encoding ribulose-phosphate 3-epimerase, which translates to MKELAPSLLSADFARLGEQAELVSKHGADYLHIDVMDGHFVPNISYGASVMKSLNNCDTVKYDVHLMIENADDYVADFVTDKTEYIVVHQEACVHLYRSLQNIKSLGVKAGVALNPATSLCMIEEVLSDVDLVLIMSVEPGFGGQKFIEASLDKIERLAKIRAEKDFNFKIEVDGGVSTKNAKKLIEAGADILVAGSAVFGAKDIPARMDEFRKEME; encoded by the coding sequence ATGAAAGAATTGGCACCATCCCTATTATCTGCAGATTTTGCTAGGCTTGGCGAGCAGGCTGAATTGGTTAGCAAGCACGGTGCAGATTACCTTCACATAGATGTAATGGATGGACATTTTGTACCTAATATAAGCTATGGGGCTTCTGTTATGAAATCGCTAAACAATTGCGATACAGTAAAGTATGATGTTCATCTCATGATAGAAAATGCGGATGATTATGTTGCAGATTTCGTTACAGATAAGACTGAATACATAGTTGTTCATCAGGAGGCTTGTGTACATCTTTATAGAAGCCTTCAGAATATCAAGAGTCTTGGAGTTAAGGCCGGAGTAGCGCTTAATCCAGCAACTTCTCTCTGCATGATTGAGGAGGTACTTTCAGATGTGGACCTTGTTCTCATTATGTCAGTAGAGCCGGGCTTCGGTGGGCAGAAATTCATTGAAGCTTCACTTGATAAGATTGAAAGACTAGCTAAAATAAGGGCAGAGAAGGACTTTAACTTCAAAATCGAAGTAGATGGTGGAGTTAGTACGAAAAACGCTAAGAAACTAATTGAGGCTGGTGCAGATATACTCGTTGCAGGATCTGCAGTATTTGGAGCAAAAGATATCCCTGCTAGAATGGATGAATTCAGAAAAGAAATGGAATAG